The Solanum lycopersicum chromosome 8, SLM_r2.1 DNA segment TGATTTAAACAACTCAAACATGGAAGCTGGTTCTGTGAACTTTGCAGGTACTATAGTATGTTCTTCATCTATTGATTTTGGCAATCCTTCATGTGAATGTTTTAAATCAAGTGCTGACCTATGGATCATTGATTCGGGAGCATCAAACCATATAACCTTTAACAAATCCTCACTTACCAATATTCAAACCATGTCTTACCCTATGCTTGTCTCTTTACCCAATGGATACAAAGTTAaggtgatagaatttggagatGTAGTGATCACATCTGGAATTGTTCTACACAATGTGCTATATGTGCCCTCTTTTAAATACAACCTAGTGTCAATTCACTCATTGACTCTTTCAATGAGAAGTGTTATCCTATTGACTAGTGTTTCTTGTTTACTGCAGGCCCCTTCAGTGAAGAGGCCTCAGGTGCTTGGTAGTAGCAGAGAAGGACTCTATTTTCTTTGTTCAAGGTGTCTGAAGAATCCTGCTAATTTCCCCACATGCTGCTGCATATCTCACAACAATCACAACTCTTCTTTGTCTAGCAATAATAGTCAAGCCACAAACAAAACTTTACATGATAATAACAAATGTACTAGTCATACTGTTTGTTCTTCTACTTCTGATGATGTATCTACTAAACATAGTATAGACCTATTGTGGCATAATAGACTTGGCCATGTGCCTTTTGTGAAAATGAGGAAAATATCTACCATCCCAGCCGTTTTTTGAAGCAAACAACCTTTTATGTGTACAATCTGTCCTATGGCAAGACAAGAAAGATTGCCTTTTAGCCAAAGTGTCACACACTCTAATTCCATTTTTGAGcttattcatgttgatatatggGGTCCTTACCATGCACCTACCCATGACAATTACAAATATTTCATCACCATAGTAGATGATTTTAGTAGATCACCTTGGACTCATCTATTAAGCACCAAGAGCAATGCCTTACAAGTTCTCAAAAACTTTGTAAATATGATAGAAAATCAATTCCAAACCACAGTCAAAATTATTAGATCAGATAATAGACTTGAGTTTAATAACAATGAAACCAAATTCTTCTTTCAATCCAAAGGTATAATCCATCAAAAGAGCTGTCCATATACACCTCAACAAAACAGTATAgtggaaagaaaacataaatatttgttAGAGACAGCAAGAGCTCTTCTATTTCAATCAAAGCTTCCCATAAAATACTGGGGGAATGTATACTTACAGAAACACATCTTATAAACAGACTTCCTTCAGTCTATTTGAAAAACAAATGTCCTTATGAAGTCCTATACAAAACAAAACCAGATTACAGCCAACTTAGATCCTTTGGTTGTTTGTGCTACCCAACATTACCCAAAGTTCAGAGGGATAAACTACAACCTAGAACCACTCCTCATGTGTTTGTAGGTTACCCCTTTGGAACAAAAGGATACAAAGTGATGAGTCTTGCCACAAAAAGGATACATATGTCTAGGGATGTAGTGTTTCATGAACATCTGTTCCCTTTTACATTAACTTCAGATAAATGTGTTTTTCCTTCTATTCCTAGTACAAATTCTACAAATAGCAGAACTGTTCCTTCAGATGTTTTTGATGATTGTATTGATTCAATATTTGATAGCACTTTGGTAAATCAAAATACAGGTGTGCTCCCTACTTCTTCAACCTTATCACCTAACAGAAATCAATCACCTTCTCCCCCTACATTACTGCACAGAAGATCACAAAGAGAAAGCAAGATTCCTTCACATTTGAAAGATTACATCTACTCAATTCCTACCCTAAAAACTCATATTCCTACCACACAGTCTATCCCCATTGATAAAAGCTTCTCTTTGAATGCCATGTTCACTAAACATCATCACATTACTCCCAATGATATTGCATCTAATAGTCAAGCAATGGTTGAAAACATTTGCCATGATAGTGAGCCTTTATCTTATGAGGAAGCAGCCTTAAGTCCTGCATGGCAAAATGCCATGTTGCAAGAGTTTGATGCACTTTATGCAAACAATACTTGGAATCTTGTAAAATTACCTGCATGCAAACAGGCAATTGGATGTAGATGGGTGTATAAAGTGAAGCACAAATCTGATGGTAGCATTGAAAGGTTTAAAGCCAGACTAGTAGTTAAAGGCTACACTCAACAGGCTGGTGTGGATTATACAGAGACCTATTCTCCAGTGGTTAAAATGACCACTGTGAGAAACTTAATTGCATGTGCTGTTAAAAAGGGTTGGGAGATGTCTTAGCTTGATGTGAACAATGCCTTTCTTCATGGTGATCTCCATGAAGAAGTATACATGAAACTACCACAAGGGCTTGCTGTGGATGACTTGAGCTTAGCGTGAAAGCTAAACAAGTCTCTTTATGGTTTAAAACAGGCTAGTCGACAATGGTATGCCAAGTTGACTGAAGCTCTATCACTCAGAGGATATGTACATTCCCATCATGATTACTCACTTTTCCATAGAAAGGTTGGTGCCTTAGTTGTCTTTGTTGCAGTCTATGTTGATGATGTTATTCTCACAGGAACAGACACTGCTGAGATTACATAGTTAAAGGCCTACTTGGATGATACTTTTAAGATTAAAGATCTTGGTCGATTGCATTACtttctagggatggagataCTTGACATACCAGGAGGGGTACTTGTCTCCCAAAGAAAGTTTATATTGGATTTACTAAAAGAATATGATTGTTATAGTCAGAGTTCACTTACATCTCCTCTTGATCCAAATATCAAACTAAGGGCCAAAGAAGGAACTCCATCACCTGATCCTACATACTACAGAAAACTAGTAGGAAAATTGAATTTCCTTACTAACACTAGACTGGATATAGCATTCAGTGTTCAACACTTGAGCCAATTCATGCAAGATCCTAGAACTTCACATTTACAGGCAGCATTTCATCTTCTTAGGTACTTGAAACAAGATCCAACTCTAGGCCTTCATCTATCCAAAGATTCTGATTGCTCAATCAAAGCATATTGTGATTCAGACTGGGCATCTTGTCCAGACTCAAGAAGATCAGTTAGTGGATACTTGGTTTTACTTGGGAACAGTCCAATCAGctggaaatcaaagaaacaagaAACCATCTCATTATCCTCTGCAGAAGCAGAATATAGATCCATCAGGAAGGTAGTAGGTGAGTTGGTTTGGCTTCACAGGTTGACAAAAGAGTTAACTATATCTGATTCTTCACCTATTCCTGTCTTTTGTGATAGTCAGTCTGCCATCCACATAGCTCACAATCCTGTttccatgagagaaccaagcatattgaagTCGATTGTCACTTTGTACGCAGCAAACTTCAGGAGGGGCTCATTTCACTACATCACATTTCTACCACTGAGCAGCTAGCAGATAACTCACAAAGGCCCTCACTGGAGTTAAACATTCAGCATTACTCAACAAGTTGGCTGTAAGATCATCACTACCAACTTGAGGAGGGgtattaacaatataattatgattagtTTGTTAGTTATGTTAGTTATGTTAGTTAGAGTGTTAGTTAGATGTCACATCAAGTTAGTTCGAATTTTTGAAAGTTAGTTAGTCACACATTTtacatttcatatcttttgtaTTTGTTGAGTATAGGACTACAATTctcttgtatatatatgtgagaATCAATACAGGAAGATCAGTATTCATCTTCTACAAATCAACATATGCGatgccttcttcttcttcttcttcttcttcttcttcttaaatcGATTGTTATGGTTACATTCTGTTTTGGTGTAAATCACCATTGTTGATCAGCTTAAcagatattataaaaaatagatatagTGTGAAATTAGTATTAAAAACTAGGAGATTTACATCATAAGACGGATCAAATAAATAGCTTATTTGTCGAAGAGATCCTCGcaataataagaatatttaGCGGTGGTTAttcattcaaaataataaaatagaattattGATGTCATGACATTCCTCTATGCTTGCTAACTGTGTGTTGTATATAATATACTGTATCCCTCCAATTTCAATCgttataatttctatttttagtgtCAATTAATAATgactttaattattattttatgatttttttattatattaatatataaaaaaattaaaatttatggtaCTTTTTGTTTGAGGCGAATCCAAAATTAAGAATTAGGggttttaaatttcattaataatcGTCAAGCAATTTTGTTAGAAATTCGCAAACTAATAAACAcatatattcaattaattttctagtacaaatataaaatctatAGAAAAGTTACTGAGTTCGTCCGAATCCATAACCCCCATCTAATTATGCATCtgcttttcatataatttttaaatattttttatttaaaatattaaattactataatttaatttaacattacaaattaatcaaactagcacaaaataacaattaaaatggaaaaaagtataattattaCTGTTGATATAAAATTGACAATTGTTATCAAATGTTACTCTAAACTATAAAACAGCCGTTTTCCAtttctaaataatataaataaataaatatattttaatacttgTTCCAATAGTTcattttaaatagattttaatACTTGTTCCAATcgttcattttttatatattttagtctAGTGTGAATAGAATCTGATTTTGGCCAAGTCTAAGCATGATTCAACGcgttttgaataattttatttctgtaataaaaataataataaatttgtatGACACATTTCCACATAAATTACATCCAcgtaatcatatttttatttttaatttatattcacGCAATCAACTACTTTTGTTTTCGCAACAAAGTTTATATATTCGGTTTATAATACTAAACACTCACTATAAATAatgtatcaactttttttaatgcaaaaggtatatatataataacgtATGAGGGGtgatttttactatattatataaaattatgtaaagGTTGAGTTTTGTTTCCTAcgaatttcaaaaatttcatttaaaatgaatcaaatttcattgaataatgttatttgtcaaaaaatttaatatattataaaatttgtttgttgTTATCAAGCTTTTAAAAACCTTAGCAAGTTTTTAGTTTTTcacttcaattttcaatttttcatccAACAATGTTCCAATCTGTGGTGATAAACATGAATACTACtctgaaatttgattttttttaagcattaaaaaataactgaaaatcataaacataattttttttttacatggaTTATCCCTATTTTGGAATAGGTTTTTTATTCTATGCCTCTTTAGATTGTGATCTTTCATTTTCATCTCTATTTTCGTTACGAGGACTAAAACATCCTTACCTATAACTTATTTGGAATGCcaacttttaaaaaacttttgttTTGAAACATAATTTTTGTTATCAAACTTATGTTCTATGGTTTATAACTTGTATTTTTTACACGAAAAATTAAAGGGTAATCCAAAATAAAGTCATTTATGCCAATGACCCAAATTTCTTCTTCCTTATTTAATTGGTAAAATGACATTTGTTATGTGTTTATAGAAAATGACAAAACCATGATGTCTAGGTAACAAAATTGATTACAATTTCTGTGATATGGACAACACAATCTTGTCTTGACAAGAAAccatataaaatcattattattaaactaATATAATCAATTGGCCATCCATTAGTTGAAAATCCCCTCCTCCTCTCTATCTATTCAACTCCAATCTCATCTCATCAAATGATTATGACCGTTAACTAATTATCTACACTTGGGATCATGATTTGTATTCACATAAGTTCaaagtttatatttatatatatatatatattgctaaaTAAGTATATTGTAAAGTGGAAAGGGCTAACTTTTCATCCTACATGGGACATGCCACCAAAAATTGTGAGTTATCTTAATTTAAATTCACTTGTTGCTTAAGGCTAATCTAGTCTAATCCTAAAAGAAGCATACTATTTGGTGGTGCATTTACTCTAAAAGGGTATTCAAGCTGATTAGCATCAaacttaattttagaaaaagataTCATAGTTTTTATGACCCGTTTAGATACGCAATATAAATGATATACAATTGACGTTTTGTTTTGAtatgtaatttatatttttaaagtttcatttttttcataaacatgAAAATTTTGGAAGTTATGAACACTGTATAAAAAAATTCCAATTCTTATACAATCTTAGCAAATGtgcaaaatacaatttataaataAGATATCACAATATCTTTACAAGCGTCACACTGATAAATTGCATatctcaatatttcttttataaataaatgtttgagATTACAAACATGAGTAtttgttttgtaaaatttggagaaaagTATTAAAAACACCCCTAAACTCGGCACAAATTAATACTTTCATCTCCGAATTATTGACTGCCTTAAAAACACTCATTTACTTgactaattaacataaatacaTCCCATCTCGCAACATGAGTGAAATACAATCCTAAATTCTCATCAAATTTTGGGGTGTTCTCAACACTtctatgatttttatttaagagcCAATGTTGCTACAAAAATTTAAGACCACTTGCTATACCATGTGGCAGATCGGGGGTCTATGTAAGTTTAGTTAGTCAAATAGATGAATGGTTTTTAAGAATGTCATAGCCTAGTGCCAAAATAACAAGTTCAGGGTGTTTTCAGTACTTCTCTCTAAAATTgagtttgacttttttttttagattatgaaatatgaaatcatgatttcaGATTGCATGTTCAAGCTAACACAAGCTTAATATAGAAATAACAACTAATTACTATAAATTGATTTTATCGAACTACTCATTATAACTATTCCTTTCATTTTATATTACTTGACTTATGTGACTTAGCACATCTCTTACGAAAACGTTAAGTAAAAGTTATTTTACTTGTTCgactttataaaattttagaagtCAACGGAGAAAACAATGGTTTAACATTGTATTTGGTGCCAACAAGGATAGGAAGTCTTAATACTCTCTCTGATTTATATTacttatattaaaagaaataattaaatatatattttactaaaCTAACTTTAACAATGATTCTTTTGAACTCTTAATTtggttattactattttatccagttatttaatataaatacagtataaaatatttatatttgatgtaAAGATCGAGTAAAATGAAACGGAGAGAATAGTAAGAAGATGTTTGATGAAGCTACCCTATACTTAATAAGCTTTGAAAGTCTAAAAATGTGACTTCATAATTTTGGAGCATGTGAATAATCAAAACCCCCTACTAAGTAAATTTAGTGATCTGTttttagccaaaaaaaaaaaaaagcaaataaaTATGAAAGGAAGGGAgttgaagttcttttttttttctctttaaatgTAGCCTCTAGACAGATTTTCTTCTAGGGAACAAGAATTGACATTTAggaattaaaatatgttaatctTGCCCCAAAAACCAATTAGCCCAGCCAGTATCTGACATCAGTTGAAAGTGATTTCCCACTGTTTGCTGtcctatttttcaaatatattgtcACCTAGATTCATACAATAAACTTTGGTTATC contains these protein-coding regions:
- the LOC138338032 gene encoding secreted RxLR effector protein 161-like; the protein is MEILDIPGGVLVSQRKFILDLLKEYDCYSQSSLTSPLDPNIKLRAKEGTPSPDPTYYRKLVGKLNFLTNTRLDIAFSVQHLSQFMQDPRTSHLQAAFHLLRYLKQDPTLGLHLSKDSDCSIKAYCDSDWASCPDSRRSVSGYLVLLGNSPISWKSKKQETISLSSAEAEYRSIRKVVGELVWLHRLTKELTISDSSPIPVFCDSQSAIHIAHNPVSMREPSILKSIVTLYAANFRRGSFHYITFLPLSS